One Aegilops tauschii subsp. strangulata cultivar AL8/78 chromosome 2, Aet v6.0, whole genome shotgun sequence genomic window, TGCACTGATTAATATCCTTCTTCTGCAGTTACAACATGATTATATTCTAGGCAACTACCCAGTAGGCAGGGATGATGCTGCACAACTCACTGCCCTGCAAATATTGGTTGAGATTGGATTCATTGACAATCCTGAGTCCTGCGTGTACGTAATTTATAAGGCTCTACTATCTCTTATTTCGATTTTCCATAGTCTTTTCGTAATACTATTTCATCATATTTCTTTCTGAGATGCCATTTTGTCTTTTTGCTAGTGAATGGATATCTCTTCTAGAGAGATTTCTACCTAGGCAAGTTGCAATTACTAGAGCAAAGCGAGACTGGGAGCTCGACATCATCTCACGCTATCAGTTAATGGTATTCATCTAGCCGTGCAACTTTATGCTATTGAGTATCAACTGTAGATGCATGACATCACACAAATTTGTGCACTTAATTTTCAACATATGTTTCTTATTCATCTCCATGCCCTGCACTATTCATAACAGTGAGTGTATTTGTGATGCATCACAATGTACTAACACATAAGAAAGCtatattttttttaaattttagtTATTTGTGAATTTCTCAATGAATTAATTTTGATGCATGCCCTGGTGAAATAAAAAATTCCACTCTCTCAATCTACATTGGCAAGCACATGTGATACCTCAATTATCTAAGTATTTCACTGTTGCATCCAGGAACACTTGTCAAAAGATGATGCAAGGAACCAGTTTCTCAGAATCTTAAGAACTCTTCCGTACGGCAATTCAGTTTTCTTCAGCGTTCGGAAAATTGATGACCCAATAGGACTTCTACCTGGAAGAATCATTTTGGGAATCAACAAACGAGGGGTAAGATACTTTTTCTTATGATGAAAATTGTATATCTCCTCCTAATTGAAGCTAATCCTGTAATTCTGCTTTAACGCAGGTCCACTTTTTTCGTCCGGTTCCTAAGGAATACCTACATTCTGCAGAGCTGAGAGACATAATGCAGTTTGGGAGCAGCAATACTGCTGTTTTCTTTAAGATGCGAGTTGCTGGCGTCCTTCATATCTTTCAGTTTGAAACCAAGCAGGTATTTTGAGCCCTCACAGGAGATAGTACATCAGCATAATCTTATAAAGCTGTCAACTGGGTCAAAATAACCAAGTATTTATATTTTTAGGGTGAAGAAATATGTGTAGCACTTCAAACACATATAAATGATGTGATGCTCCGCAGATATTCAAAAGCACGGTCTGGCTCTGCTACTAGCACGGTTTCTCAGAATGATGTTTCTCAAGCAGATAAGCCACCAAATGCTGAAATGTATGACAAACGTGTCCAAGAACTGTCAAAAGTAGTTGATGAGTCTCAGAAGAAAGCAGACCAGGTGAGTTCAGAACTTTGTGAGAAATGTCTTGTTACCTGGTAAACGTTGTGCAAGCATTCCAGAATTTTTTCCATGTTAGTGCTACACTGCTACATTGAAATCTGGATCGTTTCATTGCAATTGGATTGAAAAATGTAACGAACCGCCAGTAGGTCAAAAGGATCGTAATACCATGCATGTAATTAATAAACATTTGATTTTTTTTGGCTAGTTATGCACAAGTTTGTAATGTGCCCAAGTGTATCTGCAATTTTCAGTTCCCTTTCAGTTTACATGACTTCTTTCATAAAGAAAGAATAAAATTCCAGTTAGCTGATGTTTTTGAAATCTAACCTTTGTCTTGCAACATATTGGAGAAAATGGCATCATCTTTTACATAACTGATCATCTAAGTTCTAATGGTCCCTTTTTATTGTCAGTTACGGGATGAGTTACAGAGGAAGACACAACAAGAAAGAGAGATGCAAGAAGAATTGGAAGGGCTAAAAGATACCTTACAATCTGAACGACATATCATTAAAGAAGTAACAAGTGAGCGGGATAGGCTGAAATCCCTATGTGATGAAAAGGAATCTTCTTTGCAGGTATGGTGATATGCAATTTGTGCACTTAAATTGTTTGGATCATCTAACTTGCAATTTTATTAGGTTGCATTGGTGGAGAAAAATAGACTGGAGACCAAATTAACAAATGGTCAGGGCCAAGAGAACAATACCAAAATGGACTTATCTGGAAATCATTGTGAAAGAGATACTTTGACGACCGTAGGCAGTGTCAACAGTGGCATTGAGGTATTTTACAAAAATCATGTACATTAGGGTTGAGTTTTGCATGGTATGTTATGCTTCTAACTTCTGTGGCCAAACTTATGGTTGCAAATATTTCATGGTTCATTTGTTTATCTTGTGTTTGAAAAGATGTTGACTAAGCTCGAGGAGGAGTTGAAATCATGTCGAAAAGAGCTTGCTGCATCAAAAGAAGTATCAAAGAAGTTAATTATGGAAAGGAATATGCTCGAACAGAGGATTCAAAGGCTTGAGAGAGCAAAAAGTGAAGAGGTTTTTTGTTTAATCATCAAACATTTCCTCTTTCCTTTTCCTGGTCTCGCAGCGAATACTTTATTCACTTCATATTTCTGAAAATATTTGGTACTTTAACTATGCAGAAAAGTACAATGCAAAGAGTTTATGAGGATGAATGTCGTAAGTTAAAAGCTCATACAGCTACACTGGAGCAAAAATTGGAAAGTGCAACACAGTCATTAAATGTTGCTGAATCAACTCTCGCCTTGAGAAATACCGAGGTGGATTCATTGCAAAATACTCTCAAGGAGCTTGATGAGTTAAGAGAGTTTAAAGCGGTATGTGTAAGACATAATATCCACATTCAGTCTCTTTTAGGTTCTGTAGAAATTCACATACTTCCATTGTGCATCTCTTCAGGATGTGGACAGAAAGAACCAACAGACCGCTGAGATTCTTAAAAGGCAAGGGACACAGTTGGTTGAGCTTGAAAGTCTTTATAAGCAAGAACAGGTTTTGCGAAAACGTTACTATAACACAATTGAAGGTATGGTAGAATAGAAGTATTCACACAAATGTAGCTATTGTGGTATTTTGCCAATAACTTGATTATAAATGGAGCTGCAACTCTTCACAGATATGAAAGGAAAAATAAGAGTTTTTTGTCGCTTGCGTCCTCTAAACGACAAGGAGGTTTCTTTAAAGGATAAGAATATTGTCTGCAGTCCTGATGAATTTACAATTGCACATCCGTGGAAAGATGACAAGTCAAAGCAACATATATATGATCGTGTTTTTGATGCATATACTACTCAAGAAGATGTTTTCGAGGACACTAAGGTAAAATATATCTAAATTTAGGTTTTCTTTCTATCGTAATATAAATTGTGCATCTGAGATTATTCACCTCTGTTTTTTGCTGAACATGGTGCAGTATCTAGTACAATCAGCTGTTGATGGATATAATGTTTGTATATTTGCTTATGGTCAAACTGGTTCCGGGAAGACTTTTACAATATATGGTTCAGACAACAATCCTGGTCTTACTCCAAGGGCTACGTCAGAACTTTTTAGGGTGATAAAGCGTGATGGCAACAAGTATTCATTTTCCTTGAAGGTAAGAACTATTTTTCATGTGCATTTTATATGGTTTCATATGGCCTGGAAAACATCTCCTTTCTGGACTATTCTACAAAATATAATTTTCAATCTTGAAGAAATGATTTGTACTGTTGGCACTCCAATGTTGACAATTACACATTGTTTAGTTATCCTTTGTCGACTAATCGTTATCATATAACGTCCAGGCATATATGGTGGAACTTTATCAAGATAATCTTGTGGACCTGTTGTTGCCCAAAAATGCTATGCGACAAAAATTAGAAATAAAAAAGGATTCCAAGGTATACAAGCTCTTTCCTTCTTTGCATTTACTTCCCATTTTTCATACAGCTCGCTAGAGTTAATGGTCATCCTATAATCCTTTTTTATTGGTAATGATGAGTATTTCATATGCCTCCATAATAAAGCTGCACCATTCTAAATAATTTTAGTTTGAGAGTAATAGTGGTGGTTAGGCAAACTCATCGTTGCCACCTGCACAATTATTTTGGGAAGTGTAGAGTGTGGAGTCACTTCCTTTGTTAACATGCGGAAGCATTTCTTTCATGAACGGTAGATGTTTATATTTCTATGCACCTAGTTAACTTGTGCTTTTCTTTCTAGGGAGTTGTTACTGTTGAAAATGTCACAGTTGTAAACATTTCAAGTTTTGAAGAATTGAAAACTATAATCACAAGAGGTTCTGAGAGAAGACACACAGCTGGAACAAATATGAATGATGAGAGCTCAAGATCTCATTTAATCCTTTCAATAATTATTGAAAGCACCAATCTCCAAACTCAATCTTATGCAAGAGGAAAGGTATGACAGGATGAACTTGAAAAGCTCACATAATTTTTGTTGAGTCCTAGCTTGTTTTTTTAATCTGTTATTCTTATCAGAGATTTGCATGTTCTGATAGTCTACCTTCAATTGTGAACACTTCTTACATTTGTAGAACTATGTATGCTTGCTGTAAAAAATAGTCTAACTTTCACTCGGGAATAAAACTAGAAAACTACTcttatgtagacatagtttaacTACCATAACTGCTAAGGCTCAATTTGCTTAGTTTGAAGTCCTTGTGATTATGACATTTGTTTGCCCAAAAGAACAAACTTCTGCTCTCCTATATGTTTTGTCTTTGCAGTCACCATTTCTGGTCAAATGGAATTCGTTTTATTTCTTTCAGAAAATGTGGTCTCGTTAGGCTTGCCTAATTAGTCTAGCTCATAATCAAATTATTGTTTCATAATTTTCATTTTGTTTCATTTGAAATAATTATTTCACTAGAAAGTTAGTTCGAAaaagcttgtccctcaaatggatgtatctaaccCCAAgttagtgttagatacatccatttaaaagacaagcttgggacaagttttttcggacggagggagtatgcaTTAATTTATTTGTTCTTAATAAATTGCTGACATTGGCATTCCTTAACAGCTAAGTTTTGTGGATCTTGCTGGTTCTGAGAGGGTGAAAAAGTCC contains:
- the LOC109745638 gene encoding kinesin-like protein KIN-14I produces the protein MASAAPQQLGGLGGSVNGSAAATPLHGPAAPAGANGADGYDSDGSYNFAPPTPSTLSMSIPPELAGAIPLIDRFQVEGFLKAMQKQIQSSGKRGFFIKKSVGPQVREKFTLEDMLCFQKDPIPTSLLKVPNDLVSRSIKLFHVILKYMGVDSPAIISLEERIELVAKLYKHTLKRSELRDELFAQISKQTRNNPDRSWLIRAWELMYLCASSMPPSKDIGAYLSEYVHYIAHGATTDSDVRVLALNTLNALKRSVKAGPRVAIPAREEIEALLTSRKLTTIVFFLDETFEEITYDMATTVADAVEELAGIIKLSVYSSFSLFECRKIVNGSKSSEVGNEEYIGLDDNKYIGDLLSEFKSAKDRNKGEILHCKLVFKKRLFRESDEAVTDPMFVQLSYVQLQHDYILGNYPVGRDDAAQLTALQILVEIGFIDNPESCVEWISLLERFLPRQVAITRAKRDWELDIISRYQLMEHLSKDDARNQFLRILRTLPYGNSVFFSVRKIDDPIGLLPGRIILGINKRGVHFFRPVPKEYLHSAELRDIMQFGSSNTAVFFKMRVAGVLHIFQFETKQGEEICVALQTHINDVMLRRYSKARSGSATSTVSQNDVSQADKPPNAEMYDKRVQELSKVVDESQKKADQLRDELQRKTQQEREMQEELEGLKDTLQSERHIIKEVTSERDRLKSLCDEKESSLQVALVEKNRLETKLTNGQGQENNTKMDLSGNHCERDTLTTVGSVNSGIEMLTKLEEELKSCRKELAASKEVSKKLIMERNMLEQRIQRLERAKSEEKSTMQRVYEDECRKLKAHTATLEQKLESATQSLNVAESTLALRNTEVDSLQNTLKELDELREFKADVDRKNQQTAEILKRQGTQLVELESLYKQEQVLRKRYYNTIEDMKGKIRVFCRLRPLNDKEVSLKDKNIVCSPDEFTIAHPWKDDKSKQHIYDRVFDAYTTQEDVFEDTKYLVQSAVDGYNVCIFAYGQTGSGKTFTIYGSDNNPGLTPRATSELFRVIKRDGNKYSFSLKAYMVELYQDNLVDLLLPKNAMRQKLEIKKDSKGVVTVENVTVVNISSFEELKTIITRGSERRHTAGTNMNDESSRSHLILSIIIESTNLQTQSYARGKLSFVDLAGSERVKKSGSAGKQLKEAQSINKSLSALADVIGALSSDGQHIPYRNHKLTMLMSDSLGGNAKTLMFVNVSPAESNLEETHNSLMYASRVRCIVNDTSKHVSPKEIMRLKKLISYWKEQAGKRSEGDELEEIQEERISKEKADTRLTA